One window of the Nocardia huaxiensis genome contains the following:
- the eccE gene encoding type VII secretion protein EccE, translating into MTDTGGPRPLLGRISLTNLLIAQVIAVLVVIAVLLGGLPFLAALGAGIVAGLIVLIPLGKRTLADWVATRWRFRARQVREVPDVIDFRAGDGRSLGLYRDGTRVVAVVEVLPPKGGLTRLGRSAVQASHLLPLPELAKRLSQHDILLAGIDIVSHGYRSRSGTPAGAIYETLLGPLPATAHRTVWLAIAFDPELCPEAAERRGGGLEGACRSVTIATQRIVRTLEDAACAARVLTAPEIKQAALQVTAGTDPGELTQSWRFTELGNSVNIGAAVDPAQLDSEVLAQLWVPASRGTTVAVRLRPGRSAETVRVGAAWRLTARELPEKRVHKNMISMNGRHRESLLAHLPLAVPGLDDTVPVAEHEIEAIDELQLPVAGCGQLLGSDDGGNGVAIRLVGQGISSVYVAGELYLAQQLVFRALAVGERVLIRTDRPHAWENLVTTIGNPERLTIAVETHQSDADFTAAVVDGVLAPAPHAGVTTIYVTGDPMGWPGTRPDLSIHQPGAAGNRILLRTGTTQVNLNLVSIPREATYIGQPRQARAYANQ; encoded by the coding sequence ATGACCGATACCGGCGGGCCGCGCCCGTTGCTCGGCCGCATATCGCTGACGAACCTGTTGATCGCGCAGGTGATCGCGGTGCTCGTCGTGATCGCGGTGCTGCTCGGCGGGCTGCCGTTCCTCGCCGCGCTGGGGGCCGGGATCGTGGCCGGGCTGATCGTGCTGATTCCGCTGGGCAAGCGCACGCTGGCCGATTGGGTCGCCACCCGCTGGCGGTTCCGCGCCCGGCAGGTGCGCGAGGTGCCGGATGTCATCGATTTCCGTGCCGGGGACGGGCGTTCGCTCGGGCTGTACCGGGACGGCACCCGGGTGGTCGCGGTGGTCGAGGTGCTGCCGCCGAAGGGCGGGCTGACCCGGCTGGGCCGGTCGGCCGTGCAGGCGTCGCATCTGCTGCCGCTGCCGGAATTGGCGAAACGCTTGAGCCAGCACGACATTCTGCTGGCGGGCATCGACATCGTGTCGCACGGATATCGCAGCCGGTCGGGAACACCGGCGGGCGCCATCTACGAGACGCTGCTGGGGCCGCTGCCGGCGACCGCGCATCGCACGGTGTGGCTGGCCATCGCCTTCGATCCGGAGCTCTGCCCGGAGGCCGCCGAGCGGCGCGGCGGCGGGCTGGAGGGTGCGTGCCGGTCGGTCACCATCGCGACCCAGCGCATCGTGCGCACGCTCGAGGATGCCGCGTGTGCGGCCCGCGTGCTCACCGCGCCGGAGATCAAGCAGGCTGCGCTGCAGGTCACGGCCGGTACCGACCCGGGTGAGCTGACCCAGTCGTGGCGCTTCACCGAGCTCGGCAACAGCGTGAACATCGGTGCGGCCGTGGATCCCGCACAACTCGACTCGGAGGTGCTCGCACAGCTGTGGGTGCCCGCCTCGCGCGGCACCACGGTGGCGGTGCGGCTGCGGCCGGGACGCTCCGCCGAGACCGTGCGGGTCGGCGCGGCCTGGCGGTTGACCGCGCGGGAGCTGCCCGAGAAACGGGTGCACAAGAACATGATCTCCATGAACGGACGGCATCGGGAGAGCCTGCTCGCGCATCTGCCGCTGGCGGTGCCGGGGCTCGACGACACCGTGCCGGTGGCCGAGCACGAGATCGAGGCCATCGACGAGCTACAGCTGCCGGTGGCGGGCTGCGGGCAGCTGCTCGGCTCCGACGACGGCGGCAACGGCGTGGCGATTCGCCTTGTCGGCCAGGGTATTTCGAGCGTGTACGTGGCCGGTGAACTGTATCTGGCGCAGCAGCTGGTATTCCGGGCGCTGGCGGTGGGCGAGCGGGTGCTGATCCGCACCGATCGGCCGCACGCATGGGAGAACCTGGTGACCACGATCGGGAATCCGGAGCGGTTGACCATCGCGGTCGAAACCCACCAGTCCGACGCGGATTTCACGGCCGCGGTGGTGGACGGGGTGCTCGCGCCCGCCCCGCACGCGGGTGTCACGACCATCTATGTGACCGGTGATCCGATGGGCTGGCCGGGGACCCGGCCGGATCTGTCCATTCATCAGCCGGGGGCGGCGGGGAATCGAATCCTGCTGCGTACCGGGACAACCCAGGTGAATCTGAATCTGGTGTCGATTCCGCGGGAGGCCACCTACATCGGGCAGCCGCGACAGGCGCGGGCGTACGCCAACCAGTAA
- a CDS encoding NADPH-dependent FMN reductase: protein MGEPLRLEVIVASTRPGRFAPVVADWFLREAREDPHFEVGVIDLAETPLPADLSETPEVTAYRERIAAADAFVAVTSEYNHGYPAPLKTALDSAKREWRAKPIGFVSYGGLSGGLRAVEQLRQVVAEIHMVSVRETVSFHEAKRKFDRAGQTQDGAAIDAAARLLHQLAWWARTLKAARLSDPYPG, encoded by the coding sequence ATGGGTGAACCGCTACGGCTCGAGGTGATCGTGGCCAGTACGCGCCCGGGGCGGTTCGCTCCGGTGGTCGCGGACTGGTTCCTGCGCGAAGCGCGGGAGGATCCGCATTTCGAGGTGGGGGTGATCGACCTCGCCGAGACGCCGCTCCCCGCGGATCTGAGCGAGACGCCGGAGGTGACGGCCTATCGCGAAAGAATCGCGGCCGCAGACGCTTTCGTGGCCGTCACCTCGGAGTACAACCACGGCTACCCGGCCCCGCTGAAGACCGCCCTGGACAGCGCGAAACGCGAATGGCGGGCCAAGCCCATCGGTTTCGTGAGTTACGGCGGCCTGTCCGGCGGCCTGCGCGCGGTCGAGCAGCTGCGGCAGGTGGTCGCCGAGATCCACATGGTGTCGGTGCGCGAGACCGTCAGTTTCCATGAGGCCAAACGCAAATTCGACAGGGCCGGGCAGACCCAGGACGGCGCCGCCATCGACGCCGCCGCCCGCCTGCTGCATCAACTCGCCTGGTGGGCACGCACTTTGAAAGCCGCGCGGCTCTCCGACCCGTATCCGGGCTGA
- the eccD gene encoding type VII secretion integral membrane protein EccD, whose amino-acid sequence MTHARMDHIDEARGIVRAPDLARVTILAKHTQVDMAIPLDVPVALVIPSVVDMVAQHGRANDFDNDGERFEPHEWVLARIGQPPFSNSLSLAEQGVRDGELLMLESAEHTAPTPLFDDIMYNVAIADADHFRGWNPKTARLTGSILAALTMLVGCLGLLAAPDAVPGWVSGPVALIVSVLLLVAGMVLSRMYGDTASALVVSACALPPAFAAGMLLVPDHYGWANLLLGFALAGATAILAWRMCGVGLGLFIGATTLAVYAVPVALVGLLTDLPTRAIGAGAAALGLAGLSLAPRLSMLLAKLPLPPVPAPGTPIDPTEDDPDDHRALPTMEVLRLKAERARKYLAGLVSATTVVIAAGALAAVDSADGDIYWPGLSLALVCAAVLMFRSRTYAGAEQAVVLIAGGASILLILLGGAAFTLDQPLVVFGVALVILIVALILGIIVPGHAATPPMRRAVELLEYAFVAAVVPLVFWVTDLYSLVRGL is encoded by the coding sequence GTGACGCACGCGCGAATGGACCATATCGACGAAGCTCGCGGCATAGTCCGCGCGCCCGATCTCGCGCGAGTGACCATTCTCGCCAAGCACACCCAGGTCGATATGGCGATCCCGTTGGATGTGCCGGTCGCGCTGGTCATTCCGAGCGTCGTGGACATGGTGGCCCAGCACGGCCGCGCCAATGACTTCGACAATGACGGCGAGCGTTTCGAACCGCACGAGTGGGTGCTCGCGCGCATCGGCCAGCCGCCGTTCTCCAATTCGCTGAGCCTCGCCGAACAGGGTGTGCGCGACGGTGAACTGCTCATGCTGGAAAGCGCCGAGCACACCGCGCCGACCCCGCTGTTCGACGACATCATGTACAACGTCGCCATCGCCGACGCCGACCACTTCCGCGGCTGGAACCCGAAGACGGCCCGGCTGACCGGATCCATTCTCGCGGCGCTGACCATGCTGGTCGGCTGCCTCGGCCTGCTGGCCGCCCCCGACGCCGTGCCCGGCTGGGTGAGCGGGCCGGTGGCGTTGATCGTGTCGGTGCTGCTGCTGGTGGCGGGCATGGTGCTCAGCCGGATGTACGGCGATACCGCGAGCGCGCTCGTGGTGAGTGCATGCGCGCTGCCGCCGGCCTTCGCGGCGGGCATGCTGCTGGTGCCCGATCACTACGGCTGGGCGAACCTGCTGCTCGGTTTCGCGCTCGCGGGTGCGACGGCGATTCTGGCGTGGCGCATGTGCGGCGTCGGGTTGGGGCTGTTCATCGGCGCCACCACCCTCGCCGTGTACGCGGTGCCGGTGGCGCTGGTCGGCCTGCTCACCGATCTGCCCACGCGCGCCATCGGGGCGGGCGCCGCCGCGCTCGGCCTGGCCGGATTGTCTTTGGCGCCACGGCTTTCCATGCTGCTGGCCAAGCTGCCGCTGCCGCCGGTCCCCGCGCCCGGCACCCCCATCGACCCGACCGAGGACGATCCGGACGACCACCGCGCGCTGCCGACCATGGAGGTGCTGCGCCTCAAGGCCGAGCGCGCCCGCAAGTACCTGGCCGGTCTGGTGTCGGCCACCACCGTGGTGATCGCGGCGGGTGCGCTGGCCGCGGTCGACTCCGCCGACGGTGACATCTACTGGCCGGGCCTGTCGCTGGCGCTGGTGTGCGCGGCCGTGCTCATGTTCCGCAGCCGCACCTACGCGGGCGCGGAACAGGCGGTGGTGCTGATCGCGGGCGGCGCGAGCATCCTGCTCATCCTGCTCGGCGGTGCGGCGTTCACCCTCGACCAGCCGCTCGTGGTTTTCGGTGTGGCCCTGGTGATACTGATCGTGGCGCTCATCCTCGGCATCATCGTGCCGGGCCACGCGGCGACCCCGCCCATGCGGCGCGCGGTCGAGCTGCTGGAGTACGCGTTCGTGGCCGCCGTTGTGCCGCTGGTGTTCTGGGTCACCGACCTCTACTCGCTCGTGCGCGGGCTGTGA
- the eccB gene encoding type VII secretion protein EccB, which yields MPSKPTTRWQVSGYRFLVRRMEHALVRRDVRMLHDPMRSQTRAFSVGLILAIIVLAGCGVLALLRPQDKIGSNKILIGKNTGAVYVQIDGVVYPTLNLASARLAIGESAKPATVKESELSKKPRGQLIGIPGAPTSLNYDSSGKGRTWAVCDVMANDGSRSLKTSVLAGDLSLGEKASALPSGKALLVQGEDNVRGNRTYLVYDNQRAEVDTNVRAVADALGIRDLTARPMSKGLLNAIPEAPAIKVPEIANAGAAPSGYSLGDHRIGDVVEVRTDGSAYVVLGDGLQPVSELTAEIIRNQYPSTAADTTISQADRTRAPVSSALQIGTYPVKAPAIVDSKDQPVDCFSWKPINTSDTSEGTKHAELTLLTGHAIPIPDKAKLVALAQADGNGPEVDSFYIKPGAGAYFQSTGMAVDSTRRDSLYFLSDYGVRYGIKNLESAKALGMDPDSVTPEPAPWAIVGLLPDGPVLSREAAKVAHDGVAPDPNPADEPIKTDN from the coding sequence ATGCCTTCAAAACCCACCACGCGCTGGCAGGTGAGCGGTTACCGCTTCCTGGTGCGCCGCATGGAGCACGCTCTGGTTCGCCGGGACGTGCGGATGCTGCACGACCCGATGCGGTCCCAGACGCGCGCCTTCAGCGTCGGATTGATCCTGGCGATCATCGTGCTGGCCGGTTGCGGCGTGCTCGCGCTGCTGCGTCCGCAGGACAAGATCGGCAGCAACAAGATTCTGATCGGCAAGAACACCGGCGCGGTCTACGTGCAGATCGACGGCGTGGTGTACCCGACGCTGAATCTGGCGTCCGCGCGGCTGGCGATCGGCGAATCCGCCAAGCCCGCCACCGTGAAGGAATCCGAGCTGTCGAAGAAGCCGCGCGGCCAGCTCATCGGCATCCCGGGCGCGCCCACCTCGCTGAATTACGACTCCAGTGGCAAGGGCCGCACCTGGGCCGTCTGTGATGTCATGGCCAATGACGGCAGCCGCAGCCTGAAGACCTCGGTGCTCGCCGGTGACCTGAGCCTGGGGGAGAAGGCGTCCGCACTCCCGTCCGGCAAGGCGCTGCTGGTGCAGGGCGAGGACAATGTGCGCGGCAATCGCACCTATCTGGTCTACGACAATCAGCGCGCCGAGGTCGATACGAATGTGCGCGCCGTGGCCGACGCTCTCGGTATCCGCGACCTCACCGCGCGCCCGATGAGCAAGGGTCTGCTCAACGCGATCCCGGAGGCGCCCGCGATCAAGGTGCCGGAGATCGCGAATGCCGGTGCGGCGCCGAGCGGTTACTCGCTCGGCGACCATCGCATCGGTGATGTCGTGGAGGTGCGCACCGACGGCAGCGCCTATGTGGTGCTGGGCGACGGCCTGCAGCCGGTGTCGGAACTGACCGCGGAGATCATCCGCAACCAGTACCCCTCGACGGCGGCCGACACCACGATCTCGCAGGCGGATCGCACCCGCGCGCCGGTCTCCTCGGCCCTGCAGATCGGCACCTATCCGGTGAAAGCGCCGGCCATTGTCGACAGCAAAGACCAACCGGTCGACTGCTTCTCCTGGAAGCCCATCAATACCTCCGACACCTCCGAGGGCACCAAGCACGCCGAGCTGACCCTGCTCACCGGCCATGCCATCCCGATCCCGGACAAGGCGAAACTGGTCGCGCTGGCCCAGGCGGACGGCAATGGCCCCGAGGTCGATTCGTTCTACATCAAGCCGGGCGCGGGCGCGTACTTCCAGTCCACCGGCATGGCCGTCGACAGCACCCGCCGCGACAGCCTCTACTTCCTCTCCGACTACGGCGTCCGCTACGGCATCAAGAACCTGGAATCCGCCAAAGCCCTTGGCATGGACCCGGATTCGGTGACGCCGGAGCCCGCGCCGTGGGCCATCGTGGGCCTGCTGCCCGACGGGCCGGTGCTGAGCCGGGAGGCCGCCAAGGTCGCTCACGACGGCGTGGCCCCGGACCCGAACCCCGCCGACGAGCCCATCAAAACCGACAACTGA
- the mycP gene encoding type VII secretion-associated serine protease mycosin — MALHSSDTRKTVPALRRTGFRATAAAAVLALSVCSGLGTAHADRPDPIDMGLLPSGNPAAPPSETEHPANSPCYDTKTGGDGPTVPTAQRSLDLDQAWQFSKGAGQLVAVIDTGVANHPRLPGLIADGDYVAAGGDGTEDCDAHGTLVAGIIAASQVAGQGFSGVAPEARILTIRQTSALYQLKGASQNKGPDDMAEGYGKVSALASAVRRAADAGASVINISLVACSTGKPSSTEMASLGAAVKYAAEEKNAVIVTSAGNSDHCSAGNPDINPLKPDQDLWSNISTYVAPAWWDDYVLSVGSVDKFGRPSDFTVPGPWVGVAAPGENIVSLDPRSTGLTTQVLKQNQWADHKGTSFAAPYVAGVAALVRARFPQLSAREVIKRIEATAHAPGEGWNPYIGYGTVDPVAALTAEVTTDLPPKRAVTGKNVDLTFPAPPPAPDHTARNVALIGTAAIVILLGLAWAASFPLRRKFGLGEDDA; from the coding sequence ATGGCACTGCACTCCAGCGATACCCGCAAGACCGTTCCGGCACTGCGGCGCACGGGTTTCCGTGCGACGGCAGCCGCCGCGGTGCTGGCCCTGTCGGTGTGTTCGGGCCTGGGCACGGCGCACGCCGACCGCCCGGATCCCATCGATATGGGCCTGCTCCCCTCCGGCAATCCGGCCGCACCGCCCAGCGAGACCGAACATCCGGCCAACTCACCGTGTTACGACACCAAGACCGGCGGGGACGGGCCGACCGTGCCGACCGCGCAGCGCTCCCTCGACCTGGATCAGGCGTGGCAATTCTCCAAGGGCGCAGGGCAATTGGTGGCCGTGATCGACACCGGCGTCGCGAACCATCCGCGCCTGCCCGGCCTCATCGCCGACGGTGATTACGTGGCCGCCGGCGGCGACGGCACCGAGGACTGCGATGCGCACGGCACCCTGGTGGCCGGGATTATCGCGGCGTCCCAGGTTGCGGGACAAGGCTTTTCGGGTGTGGCGCCGGAGGCGCGCATCCTCACCATCCGCCAGACCAGCGCGCTGTATCAGCTCAAGGGCGCGAGCCAGAACAAGGGCCCCGACGATATGGCCGAGGGGTACGGCAAGGTGTCCGCGCTCGCCTCCGCCGTGCGCCGGGCCGCCGACGCGGGCGCGAGCGTCATCAATATCTCACTCGTCGCGTGCAGCACCGGCAAACCCTCCAGCACCGAGATGGCGTCGCTGGGCGCGGCCGTCAAGTACGCGGCGGAGGAGAAGAACGCGGTCATCGTCACCTCGGCCGGCAATAGCGACCACTGTTCGGCGGGCAACCCCGATATCAATCCGCTGAAGCCGGATCAGGATCTCTGGAGCAATATTTCGACGTATGTGGCCCCCGCCTGGTGGGACGACTACGTGCTGTCCGTCGGTTCCGTGGACAAGTTCGGCCGGCCGTCGGACTTCACCGTTCCCGGACCGTGGGTGGGTGTCGCGGCTCCGGGCGAGAACATCGTGTCGCTGGATCCGCGCAGCACCGGGCTCACCACCCAGGTGCTGAAGCAGAACCAGTGGGCCGATCACAAGGGCACGAGTTTCGCCGCGCCCTACGTCGCCGGGGTCGCGGCCCTGGTGCGCGCCCGCTTTCCGCAGCTGAGCGCACGCGAGGTGATCAAGCGCATCGAGGCCACCGCGCACGCACCCGGCGAAGGGTGGAACCCGTACATCGGTTACGGCACCGTGGACCCGGTGGCCGCGCTCACCGCCGAGGTGACCACCGATCTCCCGCCCAAGCGGGCCGTCACCGGCAAGAACGTGGATCTGACCTTCCCCGCGCCGCCTCCGGCACCCGATCACACCGCCCGCAATGTGGCGTTGATCGGCACCGCCGCCATCGTGATCCTGCTGGGTCTGGCGTGGGCCGCGTCGTTCCCGCTGCGCCGCAAGTTCGGACTGGGCGAGGACGACGCCTGA
- a CDS encoding NAD-dependent epimerase/dehydratase family protein, giving the protein MDERPAGASDPLARVSRAVHDRGVEQHSTDGSGPIERAGRQPDPSRIGDGQGQPHGIDDQGRAGVDHGETPSQGHGAGPCVRGSAGERASGIGAQPGLTGMRWAAWYAAHNDAGTAALLAAMEQAGVRRLVMASSVAVYGEGRYRGVRSGPFFPGVRRRTDLDRGLFDHRAPRTGEVLTWEPMREDAPLRPRSAYAASKVAQEHYALAWAASTGSAATVLRYHHVYGEAADSGRLLRSAESGIVARFRADLRAERAPRVFEDGGQVRDFVHVRDVAAATVAAVAHPVAGFVPLNIGSGRPVTLWEVASTMAKAVGGPTPVVTGQYRLTDVRHLVAHHERARHILDFAARIAPAQGLAAYAAAGGRTE; this is encoded by the coding sequence AGCAGCATTCGACCGACGGGTCGGGGCCGATCGAACGCGCTGGGCGGCAGCCTGATCCGAGTCGAATCGGTGACGGCCAGGGGCAACCGCACGGCATCGACGACCAGGGCCGAGCCGGGGTGGATCACGGTGAGACGCCGAGTCAGGGCCACGGTGCCGGACCCTGCGTGCGCGGGTCGGCGGGGGAGCGGGCGTCGGGCATCGGAGCGCAGCCCGGTCTGACCGGAATGCGTTGGGCCGCTTGGTATGCGGCGCACAATGATGCGGGCACGGCGGCCTTGCTGGCGGCCATGGAGCAGGCGGGGGTGCGGCGGCTGGTCATGGCGTCATCGGTCGCGGTGTACGGGGAGGGGCGGTACCGGGGTGTGCGCAGTGGGCCGTTCTTTCCCGGGGTGCGGCGGCGTACGGACCTGGATCGCGGTCTGTTCGATCACCGCGCGCCCCGGACCGGAGAGGTGCTGACCTGGGAGCCGATGCGCGAAGACGCACCCCTGCGGCCTCGAAGCGCTTATGCGGCAAGCAAAGTGGCGCAGGAGCACTATGCGCTGGCCTGGGCCGCGAGCACCGGATCCGCGGCGACCGTGCTGCGCTACCACCACGTTTACGGCGAAGCCGCCGACTCCGGGCGTCTACTGCGCTCGGCGGAATCCGGTATCGTCGCACGGTTTCGAGCCGACCTGCGGGCCGAACGCGCGCCGCGAGTGTTCGAAGACGGCGGGCAGGTAAGGGATTTCGTGCATGTGCGGGATGTGGCGGCGGCGACGGTCGCGGCGGTGGCCCATCCGGTGGCCGGGTTCGTGCCGTTGAATATCGGTTCCGGGCGGCCGGTGACGCTGTGGGAGGTGGCCTCCACGATGGCGAAGGCAGTGGGCGGACCCACGCCGGTGGTGACCGGGCAGTATCGCCTCACCGACGTGCGGCATCTGGTGGCGCATCACGAGCGGGCCCGGCACATTCTGGATTTCGCCGCCCGCATCGCTCCCGCGCAGGGGCTGGCCGCTTACGCCGCTGCCGGCGGCCGAACCGAGTAG